Proteins encoded by one window of Carassius auratus strain Wakin unplaced genomic scaffold, ASM336829v1 scaf_tig00013841, whole genome shotgun sequence:
- the LOC113074198 gene encoding epidermal growth factor-like protein 7, protein MYTVVLLSSSLFLLHVTCTPQIHGHHGRRVCVGDAWSRRVSRSTESFLQPVHKPYITMCQNHRMCSTYKTIYRVSYRQVSRAAPNELFYPECCPGWRRMHSHNCNQAVCAQSCANGGSCVRPNHCACLKGWTGRYCQTDVDECKEGHRCSQKCVNTVGSYRCVCQDGFSLAEDEITCSRIPAPSPPPTGPPKADERSSRSHAGKTCIHYHQPQTY, encoded by the exons atgtacaCAGTGGTGTTGCTCTCCTCCTCTCTGTTTCTCCTGCATGTGACCTGCACGCCTCAGATTCACGGTCACCACGG gaggagaGTGTGTGTTGGAGATGCTTGGAGTCGTCGTGTGTCTCGCAGCACAGAGTCGTTTCTTCAGCCCGTACACAAACCCTACATCACCATGTGCCAAAACCACCGCATGTGTAGCACATACAA gacAATCTACAGGGTTTCTTACAGGCAGGTGAGCAGAGCAGCTCCTAATGAACTCTTTTACCCAGAATGCTGTCCGGGATGGCGACGCATGCATTCACACAACTGTAACCAAG cggTGTGTGCGCAGTCTTGTGCAAACGGAGGCTCTTGTGTAAGGCCTAATCACTGTGCATGTCTAAAAGGATGGACGGGAAGATACTGTCAAACAG ATGTGGATGAGTGTAAGGAAGGTCATCGGTGCTCACAGAAGTGTGTGAATACGGTGGGGAGTTATCGGTGTGTGTGTCAGGACGGATTCAGTCTGGCTGAAGATGAAATAACGTGTTCAAGAATTCCTGCTCCCTCCCCGCCGCCCACAGGGCCTCCAAAAGCAGACGAGCGCTCATCCAGAAGCCATGCTGGTAAGACATGTATACATTATCATCAGCCGCAGACATACTGA